The following are from one region of the Tenacibaculum dicentrarchi genome:
- a CDS encoding protein-disulfide reductase DsbD domain-containing protein, with protein sequence MSKLLTILSFLLSFVSYGQLDNPIKWTTSVEKISEKESELIVTATLDEEWHIYSQKIANGGPIPTLFSFTGDQRYLKQGVTKEGAGQVIDDEIFEMRIKYFDNTAVFTQRIRLKTNEKFVIKGTVEYMVCSNETCFPPEEVDLSFKIN encoded by the coding sequence ATGAGTAAATTACTAACAATTTTAAGCTTTCTATTAAGTTTTGTTTCTTATGGGCAATTGGATAACCCTATAAAATGGACTACGAGTGTAGAAAAAATATCAGAAAAAGAAAGTGAATTAATAGTGACAGCAACTTTAGATGAAGAGTGGCATATTTATTCTCAAAAAATAGCTAATGGTGGACCAATACCTACTTTATTTTCTTTTACAGGAGATCAGCGTTATTTAAAACAAGGAGTGACAAAAGAAGGCGCAGGACAAGTTATTGATGATGAAATATTTGAAATGCGTATTAAATATTTTGATAATACGGCAGTATTTACACAGCGAATTCGATTAAAAACAAATGAGAAATTTGTTATAAAAGGAACTGTTGAGTACATGGTTTGTTCAAATGAAACTTGTTTTCCTCCAGAAGAAGTAGATTTATCTTTTAAAATTAATTAA